The nucleotide sequence tctcacaatgtttctgtcatcagcttCTGTTGATTTTATTGGCCTGGTCCATGTCTGGTTGTTATACCAGTACACCAgcagtttgtttctttttcaaatCCTTCCAAAAGTTGTAGTGGCTAAATCCAATGCTTCAGAGGTGAAACCCAGAGCTCAAATTAAGAGAAAACATTCAGTTCTGTGTggttaaaaaacatttcaatctTCAGTCTTATTTCAATCATTTTATCATAGGTTCAGACAAAAGGTGCAATTCTCTGAGTTATTTATCATATCTAGATGTACATGTCAGGAAAAGGAGGCTAAAATTCTGATCTGTTGTCACATGTTCATCTTTGATCTGTAACCAAAGTGTATAGCAAGACAGAACTGACCTTGTAGTACAGTAGATTTTGAGGAAACTATATATTCCAGTCACAGAAAATGTTTACAAACATCGGTGTAATTACCATATTCCACACCCTGTCTCTGCAAttctgaaaagagaaaaatattaatattatagatTCCACTTAGATACTTGTAGGATGCTGTTtaatacattatacattatatatatatatatatatatatatatatatatatatatatatatatatatatatatatatatatataatgtataatgtattaAACAGCATCCTACAAGTATCTAAGTggatatctatatatatatatatatagattatatataatctatatatatatatatatatgagcccTTGTGTGTCATCTTTGCCAGtcattgtttgttgtttgttttgtacatGTTTCCATGTCTCTAGTGTTGTTGGTCCGTATGACGGATCGCTCATGTTTTGTTTTACGTTTTGTTTTAGCCTTGTCTTACTCTGTTAATAAGGCAGTGCTTCGTTTAATCCAGCACATGGGTCTGCCTTGCATGGAGTGCAGTTACCATGGAGATCCGGTTTGGGAACCCggatgttacagtgtgtttctgCTCTACATTTTTTGTAAAAGTTTGGTGTTTTACACAGTTATTACAGTTATTACTCAGATTAATTAATTTCCCCTCCcactgatattactgtatttttCAGTGTTGTTAAAATGATGCCTAAATTAGTTTTTCAAGTGGATGTGATTTGTTTCAGTAGTGACTTATTTGTATAAGCATTTATTTATGCTTTCACTACTTTTTACAACCACAACTAGAGTATTAAATCTGCATTTGGTGTCCTTAGATGATGACAATGGCTGTAGATTTAGACATGGGTTTTAGTTATTAATGTGGTAAATGTATCTGTTCATTAGATTAACAGTTAGCACTAAATAATTCAACACTATGATCATCTATAAAGATATTCTATcccaattatttatttgtatttacttCTAaccaaacacatgcacacatctgGAAAATTTCAGTTGACAGTTAATACTGTCTTAAGCCCTTCAAAGACTTTTTGTGTAAATCCTACCTAACTATAGCAGTCtaaaccagtgtttttcaaCCTTTTATGGGGTATGGCACATttgtacattaaaaaataacccACGGCACACCACCAACCaaacattttacaaaatgaCACACTGTAGCCTAACAAAGtatataatgaatttttttttatttttgtttatactctctctgtgtgaaacCTGGGCTCTCTCATTCaccactgtgtttttttttgtttttgtttgttttgttcaaagTTGCCTGTTTCTTAGTGTTTCCATTATTGCACCTCCTACTAATGCGGAAGAGTATTTCCATTACTCTGACAGTCACTACATGGCATGCACAGGCGTTCAACAATGATAAAATATTTGTAGTCactaaataatcattttttggACCAATTAAGTGTAACTGAAAAATTTACCATGGCACACCAGATGATTTCATATGGCACGCTTGTGTGCCTCGTCATAATGGTTGAAAATCACTGGCCTAAACAACCTGAAAAACTTACAAGATACCTTTatgattacatttattttaattgtctGTCTGTAGTTTGGAGTCTCTTGATTGTTTCATAGATGGTCTTTCTATAGATTGCTCAACTACATAATCAGAATGATCTTAAAAGCACAAAAATCTCACCTGTGTACTGATTCTCCCTCTGAATCTCTGAGGGTAAAAAGATTTGATGAaattaatttgatttaaattgcaaaatgtataaaatgctAGCTCACAGTTCATCACTTTAATCAAAGTAAGTTAAAATAGCAAAAGTAAAATATCAACTAAAATTTTACTTGTAAACTTTAGTCAGTGTTTACACTAAACACCTAAAACCGACATCCAACTCAGCAGTAAAGGTAAAGGTGCAGCTCATTCACCAACAGATTTCTCATAACCAGTCACTCCTGGTGAAGCCTCAGCATTAAAAGCAGTAGTATAACATGCAGTGCGGATGCCAGAAACTCATGCTTTTTACTCACTGTGCTTCAGACACTGTATAAAATAGTTAATATGTTCAGGTATAATTACCAGCTTCCAGCCTCTGTATCTGCTTCTCTGAAAATAGAcaacattaaaatgttaatattacaGTTATTACTTAGCTATAGTTGAAGAGCTGACAGTGAGGTGAGACAATGTGATCTAAGACATTTTCCAACCTGCATGCAATATTCTTCTTCAAAATAATGTAACCCACTAACTTGCATACAGGGGCAGTATTTACTCCCTTACTGAGTAAAAGTGAATATATGTATAATTATCACTAGATGgcataaaatcattcatttggcTGGCATGTGGGCtccataaataaaaatctgtattAGACCAGAGTTCCAATAAAAAGGTATACAAATGGACTGACCATACAGTTCTGTGATCATTTAAGAAGTAGAtaacagtggtgggccgtcagggccagcaaggccttctctgctggcctaaacagtagttatctgaatcactgacttgcattttaatatatttaatagcttttctctcagttgcgctgcttccagtagagtttatttatgataagagtatttaaccaatcatatttcagccagtggcagACACcattgccagggtgaaagaaatctgccttaaggccttcagaatcaatagtgcaggcgcctgtagcttaaaataagtggcaatgaaattgttacattaacccaTCAGAGTttgagttggcatcactggggccatctagcaggcatatgattacgtcagcaatttcctgtcctttgattggataattggagtagtcagaggcagctaACCGCacaagctaaataaaatatatatattttaactcacactGGCTGACAGAAGAGAAGAAATcaatttggtcgcagacatccttgcaattgcattttcaaggcggaccgtaataaaatggactattcctcataaaatactgtagcctaatttcttttttactttgctatttaacagttgattagcatctattgccgtggcttcataatgatggtatagacaCCAGTgtaggcctaggtgtgaaatgcacggcccgccactggtaAATGCTATTAGTATACCTCACAGAAGGCAGGTGAACACATTTTTGCCCCTTACTGTAGTATCTACCAGTTACAGGACATTCTTATGACTCCCAgacaaatcattttaatgattttaagtGCTGaacaaatgtatatttattatagtgTTATGAAGCACAATGTGTTCCTTCCGGAATTTTCAGTTTGTAAAAACATATATTTCAGATATCTCCATCAGTTAactcattataattattaatcattGTTCATCCACTTGAAGACAAATTTGGAAGAAGCTTGTCATAACTTTAAAAAGCATGGCTTTATAAAGTATTTATGCTATGCTTAGGAAAGTATTATAAAAGCACTATGCAGGTGGCCTTCAAATAGTCTTACCTTatctttctatatttttttactaaagtttttttttaataagataaaatgatataaacttTTATGAAATTAATGCAAATTCATTCCTTTTTCCTGTTTCCTATTGTTTtgatatgaataaaaatgtacaaggGACCTTGTTGAACAAGTGTGCACAGCCCTAAAGTAATATATTGTTGAagcatattttgattttgttacACCACAAAAACTTTTTTGGGGTGTATTAATCTGGcacattttttctctctcatgatTGAACAGCATTCCCAATCCATCAAATTGTAAGGGCATCTCCCTTGCACAGCCCACATCAGGTCACTCACAGAAATGTAGTTGATTCAGGTCTGGGCTctgtaatctagccatgggggttacaatccagtgacttctgtgccggtcacaagccggataaatagagagggttgcatcaggaagggcatccggtgtaaaacattgccaaatctAATCATGcaaatcgtcagtactctgaaatTCATACTGGATCAGTCGAGGCCTGGGATAACAACAACCGCCATCAGTGCCGTTGACCTACCGGCGCcagtggaaattgggctactgttggtcgaagaagtggAGGAGGTAATATGACAGGGAAAGGACAgaagctggctgatatgatggaaagaaggaatgtcgatatattgtgtgtacaggagaccaggtggaagggtagcaaggctcatagaataggagcaggattcaagctgtttcattatggtgtggatagtaagagaaatggggtaggtgtggtcctgaaggagaggtttgtgaggaatgttgtggaggtgaagagagtgtcagacagggtgatgagtctgaagttagagattgaaggggtgatgttgaatgttgttagtggttatgccccacaggtaggttgtgagttagaggagaaacagagattctggagtgaattagatgaggtgatagagagtattcccatggttgagtgagtgatgaTAGGATCAGATTTTAATgaacatgttggtgaggggaacacaggtgatgaggaggtgatgggcaagtttggagttaaggaaaggaaccttgaaggacagatggtagtggactttgctaaggaggaaagaagataaggagacttggtggtggaatgaggaagttcaggatagtattcagaggaagaggttagccaagaagaagtgggacatggacaggactgaaaaGAATAGACAGGAATGGAAGGAGTTACAatgcagagtgaagagggaggtgtctaaggctgaagaggatgaaaagtggaaaggcagttggtcctgataaCATCCTGGTGGAAGTCTGGAAGTGTCTAAGAATGTCAgtagtggaatttttaactagtttgtttagcagggttttagagagtaaGAAGATGCATGAGGACGTGCAAAGTTGgcgcaactatagggggataaagttgataagccatacaatgaagctacgggaaagagtagtggaagttAGTGAaagaaggtagtggaaatttctgagcagcagtatggcttcatgcccagaaagaacACAAACAATGCCATTTCtgctctgagaattttgatggagaagtatagggatggtcagagagagttgcactgtgtttgtagacttggagaaagcgtatgacagggtgccaagagaagatctgtggtactgtatgaggaagtcaggagtagtagagaagtatgtcagagtggtgcaggacatgtatgagaggagcaggacagtggtgaggtgtgctgtaggtcagacagaggagttcaaagtggaggtgggactgcatcagggatcagctctgagccccttcctgtttgctatggtgatggaccagttgtcagaagAGGTACTGTAAGACAgaagtctccttggacaatgatgattgcagatgacattgtgatctgtagtgagagcagggagcaggtggagaaaaacctggagaggtAGAGGTTTGCGctgaagagaagaggaatgaaagtcagtcatagtaagactgagtacatgtgtgtgaatgaaaaggagggaagtggaacagtaagattacagggtgaagaggtgaagaaggtacaggagtttaactacaggtgcaggcaggttggaatgggtggagaaaggtgtcgggagttctgtgtgatagaaaaatttcagcgagaatcaaggggaaggtgagaCAGTGAAAAGACAGataccggccatgctgtatggtttagagacagtgtcactgaggaagagacaggagtcagagctggagttagcagagctgaagatgttgaggttctctttgggagtgacaaggttggacaagATTAAGAATGAGTACATTAGAGAggcagctcatgttggacgtttggggaacaaagttagggaggccaaaTTAAGAtagtttggacatgttcagataagggagagtgagtatattggtaggagaatgttggacatggagctgccaggcaagaggcaaagaggaaggccaaagaggaggtatatggatgtaataaatgaggatatgaagctagtgggtgcaagtgttgaggatgcagaagatgggGATAGTCTATCTATACTGTACATTTTCCTGTTCTTTGTGATGTGAACTGAGAAGATGTGAAAAAAATCCTGAAGAATCAGCAGATCTTTATTTTGGGGTATATCACTTTTGAACATGAGCTtaatgtgattggttcattctgaaGACATTTATATTAGGTTTCGCACACTTTTCACTTtttatactgttatatactTGGCCCTATGATTATTTACACTGTAATATGTTCTCATCTCAATGAAACTTGTTAAAACTGCAGAACTGTTTCACCAACTTAGATATATAACATGCAAAGATATATCTACGATATAAAGATACACTGGGCTCCTGACTAAAGATGGCTGTGTTGTAAAATCTGCATTATAACTTATTCCAATGGTGTtattaaagaaaattatttaaattgtacCTTTCTTGGGACAGACAACTGCAGTTACTATCAATCCAACAGCTATAAGACATGCTGAGACTGAAATCCCGACAATCCACTTCCAAGCGTGAAAGACTTTACCTAAAATGAAACCACATTTACCAGAtcacaaatattttaaagaaaccATTCAATTCATTTATAGGTATAAACCATACTTTTACACAGAACAGTGTTGCAGTATTGCCaatagataaaaataataagttcaaatgtataaatattaagTGTTTTTCATGCTCATGTGTCATTATATTTAACCTTAATCTGTAATGATTCCTGTAGAATGTAACAGTCTAACCTAAGTGTAAAACACTTACTATTGATGATAACCTCTGTCTCcatcatgtgatgtttttgcTGAAGTCTGCAGTAAAACCTGTTGGAGTTGCTATAATCATAAACAGTGATGCGGTGTTTAACGCTGAAgccctcagtgtctctgtgtatctgtgtatcttcaGCAGGCAGAGTGACTCCTTCTCTGTCCAGCCACAGAACCTCAGGTTCAGGGTTCCAGCCTCTGGATTCACACACTAGATTAATCCCTCCTAAATTATCATTACTCTCTATCCTGATCACTGGCTTGCTTCCCTGAGCTGcaatcaataaacaaaaaaaatgataataataacaacaaaagcttttaataatataaacaaacagtaataaacatccataattaaacaattattattattattattattattattattattattattattattattattattattgttattattattaataatattaaggtTCATCAACACAATATACTGAAAACAATACTTGCCAAAAATTAGTTTTTGTGATTTGCCAAAAGAGGCATCTGAAACTGGTTGTTTGTCCTAAACCTATTGAATGCAGCTACATTTCTACGTTCTTTTTTATAGTGATCAACTTCCTTTAGCATTTTGTTAAACGCATTAGAATACAGTAACAATATTTATTGCAGATTACATTATAAATCTACTTTTATTATAATGATCAACTATGGCATTTGTGTTAGGCATGTAATTTTTAGTTAAACAAACAAAGGACTGAATTGAAACAATTATTACCATTTATTGCCAGTTTTTCTAGCTGCTtctttgtgaaaaaaaatgaatgttcattaaagtgcttattaaaaaaaaataaaaataaaaaaataaataaaagatgcaAGATGCAGTCGTGTCAAAATGGACAAAATCTCAAGaaaatgtttccaacatctgTATAAATCTTAAATGCAGAAACTGATTTTACCCTCAACAATGACTTTCACAGTGATGTCATCGGACCGGGATTTGTCCTCAACAAGACACTTATATTCTCCCTCATCAGAGACTCTGAGAGCTGAGAGTTTGAGTGAAACGTTGCCTTTCTGTAGCTCCTCTTTAAACAATGATGTCCTTCCTCTGTAGGACTGTGCCTGATCTTCATTTATGCTTTTATTATCCCTAAAGAGATGCACTAATGAGTCTTCTACATATAGTTTGAACCACTCCACTGTCATGCCCATAGCACTGGTGTTGGGTTTGATAAAACATGGCAGAATCAGATCTTCACCAGCTACAGCAACAAGAGGTTCTTCTGGACCACCCACCTGTAAATGCTCTgtattgtggggaaaaaaagatcagattggccttatttatttgtatacctTATTTTTGAGCATCTTTACAAGTGTTCAAGTTCATAATTGTTTTTACAGACCAACACTTGCTTTTCTCAGAAGACGCTGTAAACAAAGCCATCATAATAACCGAAATATGTGCCGTGGCACGTAACAATAATctataatatttatgtattaaaaacatttaagggCACATTAAAGGAATACAGAATATTCATGGAAAACATTAACGTTAAATATATGTCAGTAGTTTCCAACAgacacttatcagagtcacatTCTTCTGGTGATGGAATGCTGTTCTATTAGCTATATAGGCTTTTAAATAGTACAAACAACATCACTCAATAAACATATGAAGTAAATTGTTGACTGTGGTATTTTTAATAGTAAAGATGTAAATCGACAAATGAAGTtagtaaaatatatttgtttacaAACGTTTACAAAAAATTATCATTGTAACTCCTCGTGATTGTGTTGCATAGTATAACACTACTacaatatacactcactgtacactttaaCAGGATCAATTGTATACCTGCTAATGAAGTTATCcaattagccaatcatgtgtcaATGGTACAATGCATAACATCATGCAGGTACAAATGAAGAGCTgcagttaatgtttacatcaaacattatattggggaaaatgtgatctctgtgatttGAACTCATTTGGTTGATGGTGTCAGATGGACCAAAAAAGAAGACAAGTACAGGAAAAAGATGATGTATAAGAGCATTATTTTACTCAATACTAAAACAACTgttaaaatgtaacaaaaataattaaagtaaataaaatgctccGCCAAGTAGTTATGCTGCCTTCACATGCTATGGGAATTCATACGTATGAATTTCCCCACTAGGAAGTGTAGTGTATTGTCTGGCTGTCTCACCTGTTTAAGTGTTAGTGCTTGGTGTTTTGGTCATATTCATTTATGTACATGAGCAACAAAATTCCCTTATCCTTAGCAAGATAACGGATTAATATGTGTTTTGTTgtcaaaagttaaaaaaaatgagaagaaattaTGTATGAATAAAGCTGATGTTATGCATGTTTAAATGTGCTTTATGACAACAAAGTGTTTACACATGATACTTGTATTGCCACTTCAGAAATGAGAAGCAGACTAGCTATATAATACTGGAAGGCAGCTTTATATAACGTGTCATTttgaaacatttctgttttttatagTTTATGCTGTGTTTTCAGCTTATTGCAGTGCTTCTGATGTTTTCTCATATAGCTGCGTGTTTCTACATGCAGTCGATGTGTGCAGCATGCCAAAGAATTTGCAGCTATACTGTTTCTGAGCCTCTGTGGGCATGCTGCCGGTTTAATGTTTCTGTTTAATGCATTTCTATGTGGTTTGTGATTAGCAGCATGTTGGCAACTGCTGGCCACTGTAATTTTCAAAAAGaggaaattatatatatatatatataaaaattatctTGAAAAAGTTATCTTGTGTCACTACAGAAATCAGGTTTCTCAGAAACAGATTTTATAACTCCACTAAACGTACAATGGAGGGTACAAACATCACTTTTGTGATAAAACAAGCTTAGAATTCACAGTGAATagcaatacacaaacacacacacacaaatgcacacacacacagttttcataCCTGATCGAGATTCGATAAAGCTGAAAAGAATCAGagtcacacaccaaagcataaTCCCTGAAAGACAGTTTATCGTCATTGCTTCAGTCTTTTTCACAAGATAAATAATACCTTACGAATTACACTAGGTGAACTATATATACTAGTTCACACATTATTTATACCAAAAACTCAAAATACTCACTCATTTTTCGGTTTATATTTTTCTTAGTAAGATGATGCTAAAAGCCTCTTTGTCTAAGTAACcacctttaattttattttgtaaccAGTGATACCTTATCTTTAgtaacacttctttttttcaacaGAAGCTTCCTCTTTGTAGCTAAGAAAGAGGAACTTTGCTGCACAATGAATTGTtccaaatatattttatttgttatctgTACCAATAAGTACAAAATTTTCAAACATGATTAAAATTTAAGGCCAACTGTTTaatgtggttaaaaaaaacctgtttgAAAAATTTTGTTATGGTTCAGAAAAGAGGAGCTCGATGTGACTTATtgctgatggatggatggcttaTGAATGATATTAATCAGACATTGtgtaatttttaataaatgttttttttattttttatatatatatatatatagatagatagatagatagatagatagatagatagatagatagatagatagatagatagatagatagatagatagatagatagatagatataccccaaggggtatgaataatttatatatatatatatatagattctCTTTTGAGCCTGTTCTTTTTGTAAAAGTGCACGTGGTTTCACAGTAACTATAACCAATTTAATCAGTTTAGGTGTCACCATGTCACCATGGCCAAGAAAAAAGAACTCAGTCATGATCTTCGTATGCGTGTTGTCAATGCCCATAGTGGAGGCAAAAGCTACAAGGCAATTTCGAAAGAACTGGATGTCCCTGTATCAACCATACAGAGTATCATGAAGAAGTTCAAGATGTTCAACACTGTCAAAAACCTGGATGGGCGTGGCAGGAAGCACAAAGTATCCTCTAGAGTCTCTAGAAAGATCTACCATGATGCAAACAACAACCCCAGTATCACCACCAAAGCTCTTATAGGCACCCTCAACCAAGCAGGGGAGACGGTATCAAGATCCACCGTTCAGCAAATTCTGCATCGAGGTGGTCTCCATGGACATCACTCTAGAAAGGCACCACCCAGAGACACCAGGATGTGACACAGACACATTACTAACAttgctgttgtattttaatTCTAAACCAGTTATTCTAGAGAAACCAATTATAGGGAGTATCAGTGAAATCTGTTTCTCCTGTATTCTTAAACATTAAAGCATATGGATGAAAATTGTAGAGTTCATGAAGAGTCAGTGATTATCAGCAAAGCCATATCAggtgtaatatactgtaataataTGAAGAAACCCTCCTTTCCACCAGTACCAGGTAACCCAGTTCTCTCTGTGGTTTAATGTGAAAGAATGAAGTACAGATGAAACTTGCCGAATCAAACTGTGATGTATATACATCTGTACCAAAACAGTAGGATGTAAATGCAATGATTTTCCAAAATACTCACGGTAACCACTTTTTTTGAGTTCACTTCTTCTCAGAGTAAAGTCTAGACTCTAGAATGTAGCTTAGCTCAGTAACCTAAAATAATAACACAGACTACttacatactgtgataactctCTGATCTGATCAGATATCTGACTCTGATAACAAAACTTTCTGTgcttatttaagtatttaagtattttaCAGGCAACCTGAAATTCACCTTACActgataaatacaaaataaagaaactaaCACACATTGAGCATAGACAAGATACTCAAAGTAGCAACAGGAGAAAACCTCATGATTTCTCACATGAACACTAATGGAGAAACAGGGGAACTGAACCACTAGAAGACCAGAACCAAAACAATACTCTGACATTTCATTTTGTACTATCATGAACTGCTGTGGCTTGGGTTTGATTCCATAGCAGGAAtataacccagccactgaggggattattgccagtcccaagcccagaaAAAATGGGAGGAGGGCATCGAGTATAAAACCTGTACCATATCAAATATATGGATCAGATGATCCAATGTGGTGACtgcgaacagggagcagccgaaagacaACAATGATCATATAAATTCTGCAGTAAAGTTTAGAGTAAAGTGTATCTTGATCTTGATTTTTAATGACAAAGTTCCACAACAATAATCTAAAAAATTGATTTAGTATTTAATACAGGagagatgatcagtggtgctgaATTTTTAACTCCATCATTTTTATAAGGACTGAAGACTGGATAGAGTTTCTCAGTGAAAGACTGACCAGTGAAAGAATAGATATGAGATCTGGACTTCACATCATAAGGAGACCAGACCctcctcataatccacaaacacccccaccttctccaccttctctctcagtgtgagggGGACAGAGGGTCCAGCAAGACAAAGCAAAAACTCTGCTTCCCCTGAACACAGAAACTTGTATTAAAATGTCTGTGGTATATCAGGGAGATTCTGTTGTGTGTCTCCACATGTCACTTGTTTTCCATCAACAGAGAGGATGAGATATGGATGAGCTGTATCAGTATCCAGAGTCCAGTGAGTCCATCATCCAGTGGAACCTATTCATTAGGATTTATAAAAGGATTTGTag is from Hemibagrus wyckioides isolate EC202008001 linkage group LG07, SWU_Hwy_1.0, whole genome shotgun sequence and encodes:
- the LOC131355810 gene encoding butyrophilin subfamily 1 member A1-like encodes the protein MRIMLWCVTLILFSFIESRSEHLQVGGPEEPLVAVAGEDLILPCFIKPNTSAMGMTVEWFKLYVEDSLVHLFRDNKSINEDQAQSYRGRTSLFKEELQKGNVSLKLSALRVSDEGEYKCLVEDKSRSDDITVKVIVEAQGSKPVIRIESNDNLGGINLVCESRGWNPEPEVLWLDREGVTLPAEDTQIHRDTEGFSVKHRITVYDYSNSNRFYCRLQQKHHMMETEVIINSKVFHAWKWIVGISVSACLIAVGLIVTAVVCPKKASEIQRENQYTELQRQGVEYEFVKKKQYAVDVTLDPGTAHPYLILSADGKQVTYGGPRQNLPETTERFNTSFCVLGKQSFSSGRFYYEVQVRGKTYWTLGVVRENINRKRWSPWTPQNGFWTVGLWNENQYKALAVPLTLREKVEKVGVFVDYEEGLVFFYNVKSRSHIYSFTGQSFTEKLYPFFYPGFDGGKNSAPLIISPLFNTE